The sequence GCAACAGCTTTGGAATGCACTCATAGGAATCGCTACATTCGATCTAGGTTCTTCGTTTGCAGGGAATGAAGATGTCGCTACAAGCATCGCAAATAAATTTCCAGTTACCTTAACAATTGCTCTTTTTTCCGTCATCATGGCAATTGTCATAGCGATTCCAGTTGGTATTCTATCTGCAACTCGCCCAAATTCATTTTTGGATTACTCGTTCATGTTCATTGCGTTGATTGGATTATCGATTCCAAACTTTTGGCAAGGACTTATCTTCATACTGAATTTCTCGATCAAACTTAATTGGCTTCCGGCTACATATAGTCCCGGCAATTACCTATCGATGATTATGCCCGTAGTCGTTCTTGGAACTGCACTCACGGCTTCCATCGCTAGAATGATGCGCTCATCGTTACTTGAAATCATTCACGAAGACTACATCATCACTGCACGGGCAAAGGGACTATCCAAAGGACAGGTGTTATGGAAACACGCTGTTGGAAATGCAATGATACCGGTCATTACTGTTATTGGATTGTTGTTCGGAGGCATGCTTGGAGGCGCCGCCGTAACGGAAAAGGTCTTCAATATTAGAGGGATTGGAAGTTACATCGTTGATAAGCAATTCATTCCTGATATCCCGGCTATCATGGGCGGGGTTGTCTATATTGCGATTACAATCTCGTTAGTCAATTTACTTATTGATATCCTATACGCATTCCTAGACCCAAGAATCCGTTCTAAGATAAACCAATCGTAAAGAAGGTGTAAGGCATGAAAGATTCCTTAACTAATCGTCATGCATTAGCAACGTCAATAGAATATCCTCAAGCCAATTTCACATGGATTCTGTCGTTAGTTCTGGCTGGAATCATCTTGTGGAATAGTTTTTCAACTTCAACAGGAGAGCTAAACCCTTTTGTATTTGCCTTATTCTGTGCTTACATGTTGACATCCTTGTTCCAATTATTCCTGACGTGGAAAATGAAAAAAGACTTGCTCGATACGGGAGAAATTCGTACAACAACAAGACGTTTAGGTTATATCCAATTAGCCAGCTTGCTGACGGGCAATGTTTTTGCTGCTGCTTTTGCTTTTAACTTAATCAATAAGAGGAAGACACCTGAATACACATTTGCGGTGTATATGTTACTGACTCAACTAGCGATTATTGCAATCAGCTCTGTGAATTTTTTTAAACCATATGTCAGCGACACATTTCTACCAGCTATGGTGATTCTTCTGTTCATTGCTCTGTTTTACTTATTCGTTCTGATCTTGACAGTCCGTTATGTGAGAGAGTATGAAGCCCCAGGGTGGATGTCTATCTTAGCTATTATTTTAATGGCCACAGCAGTTACAGGTAACTTATTTGCATTACTTCTAGGGTGGAGTCTGTTGATGAAATCCAAACGCTTTGACACTTCCAGACTATTGAAGTGGAATGTGATGTGGGAAAAAATCACTCGAAATTCTACCGCAACACTAGGCATGTTTTTCATCCTACTTATGCTAGGCATTTCGATTACGAGTCACTTCACATTCGACTATGCACTTGCCGTGGAGAATAATTACAGTACCATTTTACAATCTCCTAGTCTCGCTTACCCGTTTGGGACGGATAACTTTGGACGCGATGTGTTTTCAAGAATTGTGTTTGGTGCTCGGATCTCGCTGCTCGTCGGGTTCGCATCAACGCTGCTTCCCGGCATAATCGGCGGATTCCTTGGAGCAATTGCCGGATATTACAGCAATCGCATGGACAATTGGATTATGCGTTTGCTCGATATTCTGTATTCCATTCCTGGTATCTTACTGGCAATCGCTATTATCGCTGCATTTGGCGCTAATACTGTCAATTTGATTATTGCGCTAAGCGTTGGAGCCATTCCAACATATGCCCGAACAATGCGTGCGAATGTCCTCATGGTTTCAAACTATGATTTTGTCGATTCTGCAAAAGCGCTAGGTGCATCCGACTTTTCCATACTGTTTAAGCAGGTCGTACCAAATTCACTCGCTCCGATGATTGTAAAGTCCACCTTAACCATCGGCGGTGCAGTCATTGCAACAAGTAGCCTTAGTTACTTAGGCCTTGGCGTTGAGCCCCATATTCCAGAGTGGGGAAATATTTTGAAAGTCGGAAGTACGTATCTTGAAACAAATTCATATCTCGCTATTTTCCCCGGCCTTGCAATTGTATTGCTTGTCCTTTCATTCAACTTCTTGGGTGATGGATTACGAGATGCACTAGATCCTAAGCTTGATTAACAACTAAAAAATTGGAGGAATTTATCGATGAAAAAGAAACTATTAACACTGACCCTGCTGCTAGTGCTCGTGCTTGCAGGCTGTGTGAAAACAAAATCAGAGGTTGAAAGTGAAGGCAAAGAAGATGGCGGTAAAGGCAGTTCGAATGAGAAAGTACAAATTGAAGTCCTTGGAACGGCGGCGGGTGAAGAAGACTTAAATATTGTGCGAGATCAGCTCATCAAAAATGGTTTTGACGTCAAACTAAACATCCAGCCGGATTATGGATCTTTTTCGGCACAAAAAGACGCAGGAAACTTTGACATTGCCCTATCGAGCTGGACGACAGTTACCGGTAACCCCGACTATGCCGTCCGTGCGCTCTTCAAAACTGACGGAGCAAACAGTCTCGTCAAGGATGCTAAAGTGGATGAATTAATCGACCAGGCAAGTAGAGAAACCGCAGACGAATATACGAACACATACAAGGAACTTGAACAGCAACTTGTAACGGAAAAAGCATTCATCGCTCCACTCTATAATTCCTTTAAAGCGCAGGGGGTAAACAAAGAGGTATTGAATCCGGATACCGTTAGACTGGCAAAATCCCGTGCAGTGGCTTGGGAAACAATTGACTTCAAAGACGGGGCAAAACGTACTACTGAACCTCTTATTACACAACAAGCCATTGGTGACTTAACGTCGCTGGATCCGATCAAAGGAAATGATGGCTCAATAAATACACTTAACACCAATATGTACGTGAGACTCGTCAACCTAACAGATGAAGACGAAGTGGTTTCTGATGGTTCACTATCTCATAATTATGCAATGGCTGAAGGGAATTCAGACTATTACTTCCTTCTTCGCGATGACATTCACTTTGCATCTGTCTCGGATGGAAATGTCATCGATTCTGGTGAACGTGTTGGTGCAGAAGATGTTGTGTTCTCACTAGAACGTGCTAAAGACAAAGATTCCGTGCCGGATCACCGGACATACAGCTTACACGAACGTATTAAAAGCGCTGAAATTGTCACTGATCTAACAGAGCTAAAGAATACAAAAATTTCCGGCAGCGAAGAAACTGTTCTAGAAAAACTTGAACAGGGGCTCAAGACAAAACTATCCGGAATTGTAGAACATAAAACAGAAGCCGACAACGGCAAAGGCGATTATCAAGTCGTCAAAGTCACAACGACCGAACCGTTCCCACA is a genomic window of Sporosarcina oncorhynchi containing:
- a CDS encoding ABC transporter permease gives rise to the protein MVHTLASLLEKSFKEAQGKKIVQALLVLVALPVHLVVYFIYLTRKKEQNRDTVSNTLRSELSEKQLANQWHAEYVDQLVRKRNFFHENNSDQNIQKMAEKLVAKRQEEEIAKYTDNFLTQNGLQKDTYWPYFQSLVKQPYFLLLTFIPGILMYVILLLISTPFLTYIVERLLQSVLVIMGVTVLVFTILYISPFDPASNILGESATREQITAFNQLHGLDLSYWQQLWNALIGIATFDLGSSFAGNEDVATSIANKFPVTLTIALFSVIMAIVIAIPVGILSATRPNSFLDYSFMFIALIGLSIPNFWQGLIFILNFSIKLNWLPATYSPGNYLSMIMPVVVLGTALTASIARMMRSSLLEIIHEDYIITARAKGLSKGQVLWKHAVGNAMIPVITVIGLLFGGMLGGAAVTEKVFNIRGIGSYIVDKQFIPDIPAIMGGVVYIAITISLVNLLIDILYAFLDPRIRSKINQS
- a CDS encoding ABC transporter permease, whose protein sequence is MKDSLTNRHALATSIEYPQANFTWILSLVLAGIILWNSFSTSTGELNPFVFALFCAYMLTSLFQLFLTWKMKKDLLDTGEIRTTTRRLGYIQLASLLTGNVFAAAFAFNLINKRKTPEYTFAVYMLLTQLAIIAISSVNFFKPYVSDTFLPAMVILLFIALFYLFVLILTVRYVREYEAPGWMSILAIILMATAVTGNLFALLLGWSLLMKSKRFDTSRLLKWNVMWEKITRNSTATLGMFFILLMLGISITSHFTFDYALAVENNYSTILQSPSLAYPFGTDNFGRDVFSRIVFGARISLLVGFASTLLPGIIGGFLGAIAGYYSNRMDNWIMRLLDILYSIPGILLAIAIIAAFGANTVNLIIALSVGAIPTYARTMRANVLMVSNYDFVDSAKALGASDFSILFKQVVPNSLAPMIVKSTLTIGGAVIATSSLSYLGLGVEPHIPEWGNILKVGSTYLETNSYLAIFPGLAIVLLVLSFNFLGDGLRDALDPKLD
- a CDS encoding ABC transporter substrate-binding protein, whose amino-acid sequence is MKKKLLTLTLLLVLVLAGCVKTKSEVESEGKEDGGKGSSNEKVQIEVLGTAAGEEDLNIVRDQLIKNGFDVKLNIQPDYGSFSAQKDAGNFDIALSSWTTVTGNPDYAVRALFKTDGANSLVKDAKVDELIDQASRETADEYTNTYKELEQQLVTEKAFIAPLYNSFKAQGVNKEVLNPDTVRLAKSRAVAWETIDFKDGAKRTTEPLITQQAIGDLTSLDPIKGNDGSINTLNTNMYVRLVNLTDEDEVVSDGSLSHNYAMAEGNSDYYFLLRDDIHFASVSDGNVIDSGERVGAEDVVFSLERAKDKDSVPDHRTYSLHERIKSAEIVTDLTELKNTKISGSEETVLEKLEQGLKTKLSGIVEHKTEADNGKGDYQVVKVTTTEPFPQVLNYLAHQSAGIVSEKQVKNINTYDVASFNLDTDIPYGDQRTITEGAKYNNQLYASGPYILVKKNDYQAEFVKNPGYRTGSEFEPKISTVIVRFIDDTDSALSALRNGEIHLFNGVPETKYDLVEKADNLLLQKSDSNAVAYLQFNTAGRKVSQSENLRKAVLFSINQDEFLNYYHGNKKKAYSTVSPLVDTGNELVADSSKVKEFLEAYHKE